The DNA sequence TGGCTTCAGCGCTGGTGGCGGACATAATAGTGGTCGTTCCAATAGGGGAAACGTGATCTCCAGCCACCGCTCCTGCAAAAATTGCCCCAACTACAGGAAGAGCCATTAAAAGCTCACTTATAGCCGCTGGCGTTTGAATAAGGGCAAATTTGGCAACGAGGGGTATCGCCAAAGGAACCAATACCGCGATAGTACCCCAGGAAGACCCTGTGCCGACCGCAGTAATAAGCGCTGCTATGAAGAACATTGCAGGCAAGAACGCACTGCTTACCGAGCCAACTAAAATTTGTGCTAAAAATTCACCGGTATGCAGATTATTTTTCAAAAGAGAACCAAAAGTCCATGCAAGGAAGAGAATTGCAATCGAGTCTTTCATAAGTTCGTAGCCGCCGCGTGCAAGAATCGGCAAATCGCTGAGCGTAATTTTTTTTGTAATCAGCGCTACAAAAATGCTTAGAACCAATGCGCTAACGCCGCCAGCAAAAAGAGCCAAGAAAATATCTGTTTTTTGCATCGTTTGTGCGAGTGAGTTAGGGCCGCCAAAGACGACAGAATCTCCCAGATACAAAACTGCAATAATGATGCCCGCAATAAGTGAGCCCAAGGGAAACAGAAAATCAAAGAGCGTGCCTTTGGTTTCAGTTGCTTGTGATGCTTTGCTTTCATGTTCTTGTGCACCACCAAAAAGATTGCCTGTTTTTTGAGCAATCTCCTCATGCATGCGCATTAAGCCCCACGAAGAATTGGAGCGAATGATATAGAAAACGCTTGCCGCGATAATAAACGAATAAAAAATAAACGGAATGCTTTGCAAATAGAAAGC is a window from the Candidatus Babeliales bacterium genome containing:
- a CDS encoding Na+/H+ antiporter NhaC family protein → MQLNWLVLLPPLLVIALAFITHRVLFALCMGILSGAVIAGSFSPVESMRILYQNVIAQFDIANIYTFGFLLSLGALITLISYTGGTIAYGRIIKKRLTNPRNAETASMLLSFCFAIDDFFSILTVGSIMKPVTDTFKIPRIKLAFLIDSLAAPMIILVPFSTWVAMILMQLEKAGVSINKEALPIILEDPFAFYLQSIPFIFYSFIIAASVFYIIRSNSSWGLMRMHEEIAQKTGNLFGGAQEHESKASQATETKGTLFDFLFPLGSLIAGIIIAVLYLGDSVVFGGPNSLAQTMQKTDIFLALFAGGVSALVLSIFVALITKKITLSDLPILARGGYELMKDSIAILFLAWTFGSLLKNNLHTGEFLAQILVGSVSSAFLPAMFFIAALITAVGTGSSWGTIAVLVPLAIPLVAKFALIQTPAAISELLMALPVVGAIFAGAVAGDHVSPIGTTTIMSATSAEANLNAHVRSQLPYATPALISTFIAYIVAGYTISYGIWVSFACSLGIGLFLALSMLFMAKLLQKKA